A window of the Vigna angularis cultivar LongXiaoDou No.4 chromosome 3, ASM1680809v1, whole genome shotgun sequence genome harbors these coding sequences:
- the LOC108326237 gene encoding patatin-like protein 6, with protein MDCANELEMQEPSIETDKLSYEIFSILESKFLFGYDDPKLWFPKQIPPKPESEAPPNVTAVDGVSSVKNQRGKICILAIDGGGMRGILAGKALAYLESALKKKSGDQNATIADYFDVAAGAGVGGIFTAMLFATKDHRRPIFAAEDTWRFLAEKGSKFYRAGSGGGFLKRLLSGGSSSVSTATAGLEKAVKEAFTAEKGGSLTLKDTIKPVLIPCYDLSSTAPFLFSRADALETDSFDFRLWEVCRATSAEPGLFEPVQMRSVDGQTKCVAVDGGLAMSNPTGAAITHVLHNKQEFPFVRGVEDLLVLSLGTGQLLEVSYDFDRVKRWKAKDWARPMARISGDGSSDLVDQAVAMAFGHSRSTNYVRIQANGSSMGRCGPNVDTDSSPGNVKMMVGIAEEMLKQENVESVLFGGKRIGEQSNFEKLDWFAGELVQEHQRRSCRIAPTVAFKQATPKAT; from the exons ATGGATTGTGCGAATGAGTTAGAAATGCAAGAACCGAGCATTGAGACGGATAAGCTTAGCTACGAAATCTTCTCCATTCTCGAAAGCAAGTTCCTCTTCGGCTACGACGATCCGAAGCTCTGGTTTCCCAAACAAATACCTCCCAAGCCGGAATCTGAGGCCCCCCCGAACGTCACCGCTGTGGACGGCGTCTCTTCCGTCAAGAACCAGCGTGGAAAGATATGCATTCTCGCCATCGACGGAGGCGGCATGCGCGGGATTCTCGCCGGAAAAGCCCTGGCCTACCTGGAATCAGCGCTGAAGAAAAAATCAGGCGACCAGAACGCCACCATCGCGGACTACTTCGACGTTGCAGCTGGCGCCGGAGTAGGTGGCATCTTCACGGCGATGCTCTTCGCAACGAAGGACCACCGGCGGCCGATTTTCGCCGCCGAGGACACATGGCGGTTTCTCGCGGAGAAAGGAAGCAAGTTCTACCGCGCGGGTAGCGGGGGTGGGTTCTTGAAGAGGTTGCTTTCCGGCGGGTCAAGTTCAGTGTCGACGGCGACGGCCGGTTTGGAGAAGGCTGTGAAAGAAGCGTTCACGGCAGAGAAGGGTGGGAGTTTGACGCTGAAGGACACGATAAAACCGGTATTGATTCCGTGCTACGACTTATCGAGTACGGCGCCGTTTTTGTTCTCACGTGCGGACGCGTTGGAAACGGATAGCTTCGATTTTCGGTTGTGGGAGGTGTGTCGAGCGACCTCGGCCGAACCCGGTTTGTTTGAACCGGTTCAGATGCGTTCCGTGGACGGTCAGACAAAGTGCGTGGCGGTGGACGGAGGGTTGGCGATGAGTAACCCAACGGGCGCGGCAATCACGCACGTGCTGCACAACAAACAAGAGTTTCCTTTCGTGCGCGGCGTGGAGGACCTTCTGGTTCTGTCCCTCGGAACGGGTCAACTCTTGGAGGTGAGTTACGACTTTGACCGCGTCAAACGCTGGAAGGCCAAGGATTGGGCCCGGCCCATGGCCCGCATTTCTGGCGACGGGTCATCGGACCTGGTCGACCAGGCCGTCGCCATGGCCTTTGGTCATAGCCGCAGCACCAATTATGTCCGCATTCag GCAAATGGGTCGAGCATGGGGCGTTGTGGACCCAATGTGGATACAGATTCAAGTCCCGGCAACGTAAAGATGATGGTTGGAATAGCAGAGGAAATGTTGAAGCAGGAGAATGTAGAGTCGGTGCTGTTTGGAGGAAAGAGAATTGGGGAACAGAGTAACTTCGAGAAACTTGACTGGTTTGCCGGAGAACTTGTTCAGGAGCATCAGAGGAGGAGCTGCAGAATAGCTCCCACTGTTGCTTTCAAGCAAGCTACCCCAAAAGCGACTTAG
- the LOC108325324 gene encoding caffeoylshikimate esterase, producing MSERNQSLTLLNPTLSLRILARMVHPIAEANEESPFGQLTPDEFYARHSVSHASEFITNPRGLKLFTQWWTPLPPTTIVGTLAVVHGFTGESSWLLQLTAVHFAKAGFATCAIDHQGHGFSDGLIAHIPDINPVVDDCISFFENFRSRFDPSLPSFLYSESLGGAIALLITLRRREMSWNGVILNGAMCGISAKFKPPWPLEHFLSLAAAVIPTWRVVPTRGSIPEVSFKVEWKRKLALASPRRTVARPRAATAQELMRICRELQGRYEEVEVPLLVAHGGDDVVCDPACVEELYARAASKDKTLKIYPEMWHQMIGEPEENVELVFGDMLEWLRTRAQRATVHGSA from the coding sequence ATGAGTGAAAGAAACCAGTCTCTAACTCTGCTCAATCCTACACTCTCACTGCGCATTTTAGCCAGAATGGTGCACCCAATTGCGGAGGCAAACGAGGAAAGCCCCTTCGGGCAGCTAACTCCAGACGAATTCTACGCGCGCCACTCAGTGAGTCACGCTTCCGAGTTCATCACCAATCCCAGGGGTCTCAAGCTCTTCACTCAGTGGTGGACCCCTCTCCCTCCCACTACTATAGTCGGAACCCTCGCCGTCGTGCACGGATTCACCGGCGAGTCCAGCTGGCTCCTCCAGCTCACCGCCGTCCACTTCGCAAAGGCCGGCTTCGCAACTTGCGCAATCGACCACCAGGGCCACGGCTTCTCCGATGGCCTTATCGCTCACATTCCCGACATTAACCCCGTCGTCGACGACTGCATCTCCTTCTTCGAGAACTTCCGTTCTCGCTTCGATCCCTCACTCCCTTCGTTCCTCTACTCTGAATCCCTCGGCGGCGCAATCGCGCTTTTAATCACGCTCCGCCGCCGCGAAATGTCGTGGAACGGCGTTATCCTCAACGGCGCCATGTGCGGGATCAGCGCCAAATTTAAGCCGCCGTGGCCGCTCGAGCACTTCCTCTCCCTGGCCGCCGCGGTAATCCCAACGTGGCGCGTGGTCCCCACCCGGGGCTCCATCCCCGAGGTGTCGTTCAAGGTGGAGTGGAAGCGGAAGCTCGCGCTGGCTAGTCCGCGGAGGACGGTGGCGCGTCCGCGGGCTGCCACGGCGCAAGAGCTCATGCGGATCTGCCGGGAGCTGCAGGGAAGGTACGAGGAGGTGGAGGTGCCGTTACTGGTGGCGCATGGCGGCGACGATGTAGTGTGCGACCCCGCGTGCGTGGAGGAGTTGTACGCACGTGCTGCGAGTAAGGATAAGACGCTGAAGATATATCCGGAAATGTGGCACCAGATGATTGGGGAACCTGAAGAGAACGTGGAGCTGGTTTTTGGGGATATGTTAGAGTGGCTTCGAACACGCGCCCAACGCGCCACCGTGCACGGTTCCGCTTAA
- the LOC108326143 gene encoding aquaporin PIP2-1, translated as MAKDVEVTERGSFSGKDYHDPPPAPLIDTEELTKWSFYRALIAEFIATLLFLYITVLTVIGYSHQSDIKDKGDVCGGVGILGIAWAFGGMIFILVYCTAGISGGHINPAVTFGLFLARKVSLIRAIMYIVAQCLGAICGVGLVKAFQKSYYNKYGGGANFLAAGYSKGTGLGAEIIGTFVLVYTVFSATDPKRNARDSHVPVLAPLPIGFAVFMVHLATIPVTGTGINPARSLGAAVIYNKDKPWDDHWIFWVGPFIGAAIAAFYHQFILRAGAVKALGSFRSNPHV; from the exons aTGGCGAAGGACGTTGAGGTTACCGAGCGTGGCTCCTTCTCTGGGAAGGACTACCATGACCCTCCTCCTGCACCCCTCATTGATACTGAGGAGCTAACAAAGTGGTCCTTTTACAGGGCTCTCATTGCTGAGTTCATTGCAACTTTGCTTTTCCTCTACATTACCGTGCTCACTGTGATAGGGTACAGTCACCAGAGTGACATCAAGGACAAGGGTGATGTCTGTGGTGGGGTTGGCATTCTTGGTATTGCATGGGCCTTCGGTGGCATGATCTTCATCCTTGTTTACTGCACTGCTGGGATATCAG GGGGTCACATTAACCCAGCAGTAACATTTGGGCTGTTTTTGGCTCGCAAGGTGTCTTTGATCCGTGCTATCATGTACATAGTGGCTCAGTGCTTGGGGGCTATCTGTGGAGTTGGGTTGGTGAAGGCCTTCCAAAAGTCTTACTACAACAAGTATGGTGGTGGGGCTAATTTTCTCGCTGCTGGGTACAGCAAAGGTACTGGATTGGGTGCTGAGATCATTGGCACCTTTGTTTTGGTTTACACTGTCTTCTCTGCCACTGATCCCAAGAGGAATGCCAGAGATTCTCATGTGCCG GTTTTGGCTCCACTTCCCATTGGATTTGCTGTGTTCATGGTTCACTTGGCTACCATCCCAGTGACTGGCACTGGCATCAACCCTGCAAGGAGTCTTGGAGCTGCTGTTATCTACAACAAAGACAAGCCCTGGGATGACCAT TGGATCTTTTGGGTAGGACCATTTATTGGGGCAGCCATTGCAGCTTTCTACCACCAGTTCATCTTGAGAGCAGGTGCTGTTAAGGCCCTTGGATCATTCAGGAGTAACCCCCATGTTTGA